Proteins found in one Tamandua tetradactyla isolate mTamTet1 chromosome 1, mTamTet1.pri, whole genome shotgun sequence genomic segment:
- the NOP56 gene encoding nucleolar protein 56 isoform X1 has product MLAPRLLFQVLLHVLFEHAVGYALLALKEVEEISLLLPQVEECVLNLGKFHNIVRLVAFSPFSSSQAALENANAVSEGVVHEDLRLLLETHLPSKKKKVLLGVGDPKIGAAIQEELGYNCQTGGVIAEILRGVRLHFHNLVKGLTDLSACKAQLGLGHSYSRAKVKFNVNRVDNMIIQSISLLDQLDKDINTFSMRVREWYGYHFPELVKVVNDNATYCRLAQFIGNRRELNEDKLEKLEELTMDGAKAKAILDASRSSMGMDISAIDLINIESFSSRVVSLSEYRQSLHAYLRSKMSQVAPSLSALIGEAVGARLIAHAGSLTNLAKYPASTVQILGAEKALFRALKTRGNTPKYGLIFHSTFIGRAAAKNKGRISRYLANKCSIASRIDCFSEVPTSVFGEKLREQVEERLSFYETGEIPRKNLEVMKEAMVQAEEAAAEIARKLEKQEKKRLKKEKKRLAAIALMSSENSSSTLEECEETSERPKKKKKQKLQEAPQENGMEDPSVSYSKPKKKKSKEEVISDLEETTQVVTTSLPKRKKSFPKEEPVSDAEEAANSRSSKKKKKLSKEEPISSGPEVVSTKSSSKKKKKLQKLSQED; this is encoded by the exons ATGCTCGCGCCCCGGCTCCTGTTCCAGGTGCTGCTGCACGTGCTGTTCGAGCACGCGGTCGGCTACGCGCTGTTGGCGCTGAAGGAGGTGGAGGAGATCAGTCTGTTGCTGCCTCAG GTAGAGGAGTGCGTGCTCAACCTGGGCAAGTTCCACAACATCGTTCGTCTTGTGgccttttctcccttctcctcttcccAAGCTGCCTTAGAAAATGCCAATGCTGTGTCTGAAG GCGTTGTTCATGAGGATCTTCGCCTGCTCTTGGAGACCCACCTGCCatctaaaaagaagaaagtacttTTGGGGGTTGGGGACCCCAAGATTGGTGCTGCTATACAAGAGGAGTTAGGGTACAACTGCCAGACTGGAGGTGTGATAGCCGAGATCTTGCGAG GAGTTCGCCTGCACTTCCATAATCTGGTGAAGGGTCTGACCGATCTATCTGCTTGTAAAGCACAACTGGGGCTGGGACACAGCTATTCTCGTGCCAAAGTTAAGTTTAATGTGAACCGAGTGGACAACATGATCATCCAGTCCATTAGCCTCTTGGACCAGCTGGATAAAGACATCAACACCTTCTCTATGCGCGTCAG GGAATGGTATGGATACCACTTTCCGGAGCTGGTAAAGGTTGTCAATGACAATGCCACATACTGCCGCCTTGCCCAATTCATTGGAAACCGAAGAGAACTGAATGAAGACAAATTGGAGAAATTAGAGGAGCTGACGATGGATGGCGCAAAGGCCAAGGCTATATTGGATGCCTCACGGTCCTCCATGG GCATGGACATATCTGCTATCGATTTGATAAACATCGAGAGCTTCTCCAGCCGTGTGGTGTCTTTGTCAGAATACCGCCAGAGCCTACATGCTTACCTGCGATCCAAGATGAGCCAAGTGGCCCCTAGCCTGTCGGCCCTCATTGGGGAAGCG GTAGGTGCACGTCTTATTGCTCATGCTGGCAGCCTCACCAACCTGGCCAAGTACCCAGCATCCACAGTACAGATCCTTGGGGCTGAAAAGGCCCTGTTCAG AGCCCTGAAGACAAGGGGAAATACCCCCAAATATGGACTAATTTTCCACTCCACTTTCATTGGCCGAGCAGCTGCCAAGAACAAAGGCCGCATCTCCCGATACCTGGCAAACAAATGCAGTATTGCCTCACGAATTGATTGCTTCTCTG AGGTACCCACAAGTGTATTTGGGGAAAAGCTTCGAGAGCAGGTTGAGGAGCGGCTGTCTTTCTATGAGACAGGAGAGATTCCACGCAAGAACCTGGAAGTCATGAAAGAGGCAATGGTTCAG GCAGAGGAAGCTGCAGCTGAGATTGCCAGGAAGCTGGAGAAACAGGAGAAGAAAcgtttgaagaaggaaaagaagcgACTGGCTGCAATTGCTCTCATGTCTTCAGAAAACAGCAGTAGTACTCTGGAAGAGTGTGAG GAGACAAGTGAGAGgcccaaaaagaagaaaaagcaaaagctcCAGGAGGCACCTCAGGAAAATGGAATGGAAGATCCATCTGTCTCTTACTCCaagcccaaaaagaaaaaatccaaggAGGAGGTAATTAGTGATCTTGAAGAGACAACACAAGTTGTCACCACAAGTTTACCCAAGAGGAAGAAGTCTTTTCCCAAAGAGGAACCAGTTAGTGAtgctgaagaggcagccaacagcaggagttcaaagaaaaagaagaaactttccAAGGAGGAGCCTATCAGCAGTGGACCGGAGGTTGTCAGCACTAAGAGCagctccaagaaaaagaaaaagttgcaaAAACTATCCCAGGAAGATTAA
- the IDH3B gene encoding isocitrate dehydrogenase [NAD] subunit beta, mitochondrial isoform X1, with amino-acid sequence MAALGSVRWMTRALVGVPNCGVWRGLTTSASVRAASKAEDVRVEGAFPVTMLPGDGVGPELMHAVKEVFKAAAVPVEFQEHHLSEVQNMASEEKLEQVLSSMKENKVALIGKIHTPMEYKGELASYDMRLRRKLDLFANVVHVKSLPGYKTRHNNLDLVIIREQTEGEYSSLEHESAKGVIECLKIVTRTKSQRIAKFAFDYATKKGRGKVTAVHKANIMKLGDGLFLQCCEEVAELYPKIKFETMIIDNCCMQLVQNPYQFDVLVMPNLYGNIIDNLAAGLVGGAGVVPGESYSAEYAVFEMGARHPFAQAVGRNIANPTAMLLSASNMLRHLNLEYHSNLIADAVKKVIKVGKVRTRDMGGYSTTSDFIKSVIGHLHPHGV; translated from the exons ATGGCGGCACTGGGCAGTGTCCGCTGGATGACCCGA GCTCTGGTCGGCGTCCCGAACTGTGGGGTATGGAGGGGCCTGACTACCTCGGCCTCGGTGCGCGCCGCAAGCAAG GCGGAGGACGTGAGGGTGGAGGGCGCCTTTCCGGTGACAATGCTGCCAGGAGACGGCGTGGGGCCTGAGCTGATGCACGCTGTCAAGGAGGTATTCAAG GCGGCAGCTGTCCCTGTGGAGTTCCAGGAGCATCATCTGAGCGAAGTGCAGAATATGGCATCTGAGGAGAAGCTGGAGCAGGTGCTGAGTTCCATGAAGGAGAACAAGGTGGCATTAATCG GAAAGATCCATACCCCAATGGAGTACAAGGGGGAACTAGCTTCCTATGACATGCGGCTAAG GCGTAAGTTGGACTTGTTTGCAAATGTGGTCCATGTGAAGTCACTTCCTGGGTACAAGACTCGACACAACAATCTAGACCTGGTGATCATTCGGGAGCAGACAGAAGGGGAATACAGCTCTCTGGAGCATGAG AGTGCGAAGGGCGTGATCGAGTGCTTGAAGATTGTCACTCGAACCAAGTCGCAGCGGATTGCAAAGTTTGCTTTTGACTATGCCACCAAGAAGGGGCGGGGCAAGGTCACGGCTGTGCACAAGGCCAACATCAT GAAACTTGGGGATGGGTTGTTTCTACAGTGCTGTGAGGAAGTTGCTGAACTGTACCCCAAAATCAAGTTTGAAACAATGATCATAGACAACTGCTGTATGCAG CTGGTGCAGAATCCTTACCAGTTTGATGTGCTCGTGATGCCCAATCTCTATGGGAACATTATTGACAATCTGGCTGCGGGTCTGGTTGGAGGAGCTGGTGTGGTCCCTGGTGAGAGCTACAGTGCAGAGTATGCAGTCTTTGAGATG GGCGCCCGGCACCCATTTGCTCAGGCAGTGGGCAGGAATATAGCCAACCCTACAGCCATGCTGCTGTCGGCTTCCAACATGCTGCGGCACCTCAA TCTCGAGTATCACTCCAACCTGATTGCAGATGCGGTGAAGAAGGTGATCAAAGTTGGCAAG GTGCGGACTCGAGACATGGGCGGCTACAGCACCACATCCGACTTCATCAAGTCTGTCATCGGCCACCTGCACCCCCACGGGGTCTAG
- the IDH3B gene encoding isocitrate dehydrogenase [NAD] subunit beta, mitochondrial isoform X2, with product MAALGSVRWMTRALVGVPNCGVWRGLTTSASVRAASKAEDVRVEGAFPVTMLPGDGVGPELMHAVKEVFKAAAVPVEFQEHHLSEVQNMASEEKLEQVLSSMKENKVALIGKIHTPMEYKGELASYDMRLRRKLDLFANVVHVKSLPGYKTRHNNLDLVIIREQTEGEYSSLEHESAKGVIECLKIVTRTKSQRIAKFAFDYATKKGRGKVTAVHKANIMKLGDGLFLQCCEEVAELYPKIKFETMIIDNCCMQLVQNPYQFDVLVMPNLYGNIIDNLAAGLVGGAGVVPGESYSAEYAVFEMGARHPFAQAVGRNIANPTAMLLSASNMLRHLNLEYHSNLIADAVKKVIKVGKVRTTDMGGYATCHDFTEAVIAALPHP from the exons ATGGCGGCACTGGGCAGTGTCCGCTGGATGACCCGA GCTCTGGTCGGCGTCCCGAACTGTGGGGTATGGAGGGGCCTGACTACCTCGGCCTCGGTGCGCGCCGCAAGCAAG GCGGAGGACGTGAGGGTGGAGGGCGCCTTTCCGGTGACAATGCTGCCAGGAGACGGCGTGGGGCCTGAGCTGATGCACGCTGTCAAGGAGGTATTCAAG GCGGCAGCTGTCCCTGTGGAGTTCCAGGAGCATCATCTGAGCGAAGTGCAGAATATGGCATCTGAGGAGAAGCTGGAGCAGGTGCTGAGTTCCATGAAGGAGAACAAGGTGGCATTAATCG GAAAGATCCATACCCCAATGGAGTACAAGGGGGAACTAGCTTCCTATGACATGCGGCTAAG GCGTAAGTTGGACTTGTTTGCAAATGTGGTCCATGTGAAGTCACTTCCTGGGTACAAGACTCGACACAACAATCTAGACCTGGTGATCATTCGGGAGCAGACAGAAGGGGAATACAGCTCTCTGGAGCATGAG AGTGCGAAGGGCGTGATCGAGTGCTTGAAGATTGTCACTCGAACCAAGTCGCAGCGGATTGCAAAGTTTGCTTTTGACTATGCCACCAAGAAGGGGCGGGGCAAGGTCACGGCTGTGCACAAGGCCAACATCAT GAAACTTGGGGATGGGTTGTTTCTACAGTGCTGTGAGGAAGTTGCTGAACTGTACCCCAAAATCAAGTTTGAAACAATGATCATAGACAACTGCTGTATGCAG CTGGTGCAGAATCCTTACCAGTTTGATGTGCTCGTGATGCCCAATCTCTATGGGAACATTATTGACAATCTGGCTGCGGGTCTGGTTGGAGGAGCTGGTGTGGTCCCTGGTGAGAGCTACAGTGCAGAGTATGCAGTCTTTGAGATG GGCGCCCGGCACCCATTTGCTCAGGCAGTGGGCAGGAATATAGCCAACCCTACAGCCATGCTGCTGTCGGCTTCCAACATGCTGCGGCACCTCAA TCTCGAGTATCACTCCAACCTGATTGCAGATGCGGTGAAGAAGGTGATCAAAGTTGGCAAG GTTCGAACCACTGACATGGGTGGTTATGCCACCTGCCACGACTTCACTGAGGCTGTCATTGCTGCCCTGCCCCACCCATAG
- the NOP56 gene encoding nucleolar protein 56 isoform X2: MVLLHVLFEHAVGYALLALKEVEEISLLLPQVEECVLNLGKFHNIVRLVAFSPFSSSQAALENANAVSEGVVHEDLRLLLETHLPSKKKKVLLGVGDPKIGAAIQEELGYNCQTGGVIAEILRGVRLHFHNLVKGLTDLSACKAQLGLGHSYSRAKVKFNVNRVDNMIIQSISLLDQLDKDINTFSMRVREWYGYHFPELVKVVNDNATYCRLAQFIGNRRELNEDKLEKLEELTMDGAKAKAILDASRSSMGMDISAIDLINIESFSSRVVSLSEYRQSLHAYLRSKMSQVAPSLSALIGEAVGARLIAHAGSLTNLAKYPASTVQILGAEKALFRALKTRGNTPKYGLIFHSTFIGRAAAKNKGRISRYLANKCSIASRIDCFSEVPTSVFGEKLREQVEERLSFYETGEIPRKNLEVMKEAMVQAEEAAAEIARKLEKQEKKRLKKEKKRLAAIALMSSENSSSTLEECEETSERPKKKKKQKLQEAPQENGMEDPSVSYSKPKKKKSKEEVISDLEETTQVVTTSLPKRKKSFPKEEPVSDAEEAANSRSSKKKKKLSKEEPISSGPEVVSTKSSSKKKKKLQKLSQED; encoded by the exons ATG GTGCTGCTGCACGTGCTGTTCGAGCACGCGGTCGGCTACGCGCTGTTGGCGCTGAAGGAGGTGGAGGAGATCAGTCTGTTGCTGCCTCAG GTAGAGGAGTGCGTGCTCAACCTGGGCAAGTTCCACAACATCGTTCGTCTTGTGgccttttctcccttctcctcttcccAAGCTGCCTTAGAAAATGCCAATGCTGTGTCTGAAG GCGTTGTTCATGAGGATCTTCGCCTGCTCTTGGAGACCCACCTGCCatctaaaaagaagaaagtacttTTGGGGGTTGGGGACCCCAAGATTGGTGCTGCTATACAAGAGGAGTTAGGGTACAACTGCCAGACTGGAGGTGTGATAGCCGAGATCTTGCGAG GAGTTCGCCTGCACTTCCATAATCTGGTGAAGGGTCTGACCGATCTATCTGCTTGTAAAGCACAACTGGGGCTGGGACACAGCTATTCTCGTGCCAAAGTTAAGTTTAATGTGAACCGAGTGGACAACATGATCATCCAGTCCATTAGCCTCTTGGACCAGCTGGATAAAGACATCAACACCTTCTCTATGCGCGTCAG GGAATGGTATGGATACCACTTTCCGGAGCTGGTAAAGGTTGTCAATGACAATGCCACATACTGCCGCCTTGCCCAATTCATTGGAAACCGAAGAGAACTGAATGAAGACAAATTGGAGAAATTAGAGGAGCTGACGATGGATGGCGCAAAGGCCAAGGCTATATTGGATGCCTCACGGTCCTCCATGG GCATGGACATATCTGCTATCGATTTGATAAACATCGAGAGCTTCTCCAGCCGTGTGGTGTCTTTGTCAGAATACCGCCAGAGCCTACATGCTTACCTGCGATCCAAGATGAGCCAAGTGGCCCCTAGCCTGTCGGCCCTCATTGGGGAAGCG GTAGGTGCACGTCTTATTGCTCATGCTGGCAGCCTCACCAACCTGGCCAAGTACCCAGCATCCACAGTACAGATCCTTGGGGCTGAAAAGGCCCTGTTCAG AGCCCTGAAGACAAGGGGAAATACCCCCAAATATGGACTAATTTTCCACTCCACTTTCATTGGCCGAGCAGCTGCCAAGAACAAAGGCCGCATCTCCCGATACCTGGCAAACAAATGCAGTATTGCCTCACGAATTGATTGCTTCTCTG AGGTACCCACAAGTGTATTTGGGGAAAAGCTTCGAGAGCAGGTTGAGGAGCGGCTGTCTTTCTATGAGACAGGAGAGATTCCACGCAAGAACCTGGAAGTCATGAAAGAGGCAATGGTTCAG GCAGAGGAAGCTGCAGCTGAGATTGCCAGGAAGCTGGAGAAACAGGAGAAGAAAcgtttgaagaaggaaaagaagcgACTGGCTGCAATTGCTCTCATGTCTTCAGAAAACAGCAGTAGTACTCTGGAAGAGTGTGAG GAGACAAGTGAGAGgcccaaaaagaagaaaaagcaaaagctcCAGGAGGCACCTCAGGAAAATGGAATGGAAGATCCATCTGTCTCTTACTCCaagcccaaaaagaaaaaatccaaggAGGAGGTAATTAGTGATCTTGAAGAGACAACACAAGTTGTCACCACAAGTTTACCCAAGAGGAAGAAGTCTTTTCCCAAAGAGGAACCAGTTAGTGAtgctgaagaggcagccaacagcaggagttcaaagaaaaagaagaaactttccAAGGAGGAGCCTATCAGCAGTGGACCGGAGGTTGTCAGCACTAAGAGCagctccaagaaaaagaaaaagttgcaaAAACTATCCCAGGAAGATTAA